In Lycium ferocissimum isolate CSIRO_LF1 chromosome 11, AGI_CSIRO_Lferr_CH_V1, whole genome shotgun sequence, a single genomic region encodes these proteins:
- the LOC132038676 gene encoding receptor-like serine/threonine-protein kinase SD1-7 isoform X2 has protein sequence MYGESNILWQSFEHPTDTFMPEMKLGYNRKTDKRIMISSWTSNEDARPGNFSFGIDPEGSSRFYVLKHNSIYYRFDDSNEYSGGNLLGIAWYVSVVSGNDGVFMTYGYTKGLITLRAALTPSGYLQLLLWTQYANKWRVLIQAPQAPCERYAQCGPFGSCGVRSCRCLTGFDPRFSTDWANGKWNGGCVRKVALGCDGRDKFLKHQNMKFPDHAISLGHISIKECDTQCIRNCSCSAYGYSNSTCLIWFGDLLDLSHNYTAGRVLNVRVLGSESVTHDGSGNSAHRYKIFIATIVSAISAILVLISIIAFIFKRKNLRRQGWKNGTKALIRSVSSLYSAEKSDMKLLQYSLQKIREATNNFHGENKLGEGGFGPVFKGVLAEFGDVAIKRLCRRSSQGLEEFMNELKLIAKLQHKNLVSLLGCCVEGDEKILIYEYMPNCSLDKFLFDTSLKVTLDWSTRFKIIEGIAQGMLYLHKYSRLKVIHRDLKVSNILLDQEMIPKISDFGMARIFGTDQTQANTNRVVGTYGYMSPEYVVYGQFSEKSDVFSFGVLLLEILSGERNSGFFMTEVSVSLLGWAWNKWKEGSILELIDPSIRETCDSNKATRSILVALLCVQEIPIDRPTMSDIVVMLSNETIPIPEPKEPAFRSSWQSQQLRDVSINEMTITLPKPR, from the exons ATGTATGGTGAGTCGAATATATTGTGGCAGAGCTTTGAACATCCTACGGATACATTTATGCCTGAGATGAAACTCGGTTATAATAGAAAAACTGACAAACGAATCATGATCAGTTCGTGGACAAGTAACGAAGATGCTCGGCCTGGAAATTTCTCTTTTGGGATAGACCCTGAAGGGAGTTCACGGTTTTACGTTTTGAAGCACAACAGTATTTATTATAGGTTTGATGATAGTAATGAATACTCTGGAGGGAATCTCCTAGGAATTGCATGGTATGTTTCTGTTGTTTCTGGAAATGATGGAGTATTTATGACTTATGGTTACACCAAAGGCTTGATAACATTAAGGGCCGCTTTGACTCCTAGTGGGTACCTTCAGTTACTGTTATGGACCCAATATGCTAATAAGTGGAGAGTTTTAATTCAGGCACCACAAGCTCCTTGTGAACGTTATGCGCAGTGCGGTCCATTTGGCAGCTGTGGGGTCAGATCATGCAGATGCTTAACTGGATTTGACCCAAGATTCTCGACAGATTGGGCAAACGGGAAATGGAATGGAGGTTGTGTGAGAAAAGTAGCATTGGGTTGTGATGGCAGAGACAAGTTCTTGAAACATCAGAATATGAAGTTTCCGGACCATGCTATTTCCTTAGGACATATTAGCATTAAGGAGTGTGATACTCAGTGCATTAGGAACTGCTCCTGCTCTGCTTATGGTTATTCAAATAGCACATGTTTAATTTGGTTTGGAGATTTGCTGGACCTTTCCCATAACTATACTGCCGGCAGAGTTCTCAATGTTCGGGTTCTTGGCTCTGAGTCAG TTACACATGATGGATCTGGGAATTCAGCTCACAGATACAAAATTTTCATTGCTACAATTGTCTCTGCAATATCTGCCATCTTGGTTCTTATCAGTATTATTGCTTTTATCTTCAAAAGAAAGAACTTGAGAAGACAAG GTTGGAAGAATGGAACTAAAGCTCTCATTAGGTCCGTGTCTAGTTTATATTCTGCTGAAAAAAGCGATATGAAGTTGCTGCAGTACAGCCTGCAGAAAATAAGAGAGGCTACTAACAACTTCCATGGAGAAAACAAACTTGGAGAAGGTGGATTTGGCCCTGTGTTTAAG GGGGTTTTGGCTGAGTTCGGAGACGTAGCCATCAAAAGACTTTGCAGGAGGTCATCACAAGGACTGGAGGAGTTCATGAATGAATTGAAGCTAATTGCAAAACTGCAGCACAAAAATCTTGTCAGCCTCTTGGGATGCTGTGTTGAAGGCGATGAGAAGATACTAATCTATGAGTATATGCCCAATTGCAGCTTGGACAAATTTCTGTTTG ACACTTCTCTAAAAGTTACACTAGATTGGAGTACACGATTCAAGATAATAGAAGGAATTGCTCAAGGAATGCTTTACCTACATAAATACTCAAGATTAAAAGTCATTCATAGGGACTTAAAAGTTAGCAACATTCTGCTAGATCAGGAGATGATCCCTAAAATATCAGACTTTGGAATGGCAAGGATTTTTGGGACTGATCAAACACAGGCCAATACAAACCGAGTTGTTGGTACATA TGGCTATATGTCTCCGGAATACGTAGTATATGGCCAATTTTCGGAGAAATCAGATGTATTCAGCTTTGGAGTATTGCTGTTAGAAATTCTGAGTGGTGAGCGTAACTCAGGTTTTTTCATGACTGAAGTTTCTGTGTCCCTCTTAGGATGG GCATGGAATAAGTGGAAAGAAGGAAGCATCTTGGAGTTGATTGATCCATCAATAAGGGAAACCTGTGACAGTAACAAAGCAACAAGGTCCATTCTGGTTGCCCTTCTTTGTGTTCAAGAAATACCAATTGATAGGCCAACAATGTCTGATATAGTTGTCATGTTAAGCAATGAAACTATACCCATCCCTGAACCAAAAGAACCTGCTTTTCGCAGCAGCTGGCAATCTCAGCAGTTACGTGATGTATCCATAAATGAGATGACAATTACCTTGCCGAAACCTCGATAA
- the LOC132038388 gene encoding uncharacterized protein LOC132038388: MLEEIRRKIMTRQCDMIKFANTWIYEISPMARLTLEDNKEMARGCKVLWNADVGFEIGEGEYRYTVNMSTKSCSCRTWQLRGIPCQHAVCAYYHIELEPEHFVEHWYRKDTFLKAYSHFIQPIPNMKMWPETNNPKIEPPAPKPTRQAEEEKNKRKR, from the coding sequence ATGTTGGAGGAAATTAGGAGAAAGATAATGACTAGACAATGTGATATGATTAAGTTTGCCAACACTTGGATATACGAGATTTCACCTATGGCTAGACTTACCTTAGAGGATAATAAGGAAATGGCTAGGGGCTGCAAGGTTCTTTGGAATGCTGATGTTGGATTTGAGATTGGAGAGGGTGAGTATAGGTATACAGTTAACATGAGTACTAAGAGTTGTAGTTGTAGAACTTGGCAACTGAGAGGAATTCCATGCCAACATGCTGTTTGTGCATACTACCACATAGAACTAGAGCCTGAACACTTTGTGGAGCATTGGTATAGGAAGGATACATTCTTAAAGGCATATAGTCATTTCATCCAACCAATTCCAAATATGAAGATGTGGCCTGAAACAAACAATCCAAAGATTGAGCCTCCTGCACCTAAACCAACACGGCAGGCCgaagaagaaaagaacaaaaggaaaagatga
- the LOC132038676 gene encoding G-type lectin S-receptor-like serine/threonine-protein kinase At4g27290 isoform X1 produces the protein MELENVLALLLVFSCSCLTLFASEENIKVGKSITVNQKMVSAGGSFALGFFTPGNSTNTYLGIWYNTIPELTVIWTANRESPIPQNSTAVFTIGDDGNLVLFDEKDKLIWSSNVSSTSTGELLTSNSTVGALLDTGNLVLMYGESNILWQSFEHPTDTFMPEMKLGYNRKTDKRIMISSWTSNEDARPGNFSFGIDPEGSSRFYVLKHNSIYYRFDDSNEYSGGNLLGIAWYVSVVSGNDGVFMTYGYTKGLITLRAALTPSGYLQLLLWTQYANKWRVLIQAPQAPCERYAQCGPFGSCGVRSCRCLTGFDPRFSTDWANGKWNGGCVRKVALGCDGRDKFLKHQNMKFPDHAISLGHISIKECDTQCIRNCSCSAYGYSNSTCLIWFGDLLDLSHNYTAGRVLNVRVLGSESVTHDGSGNSAHRYKIFIATIVSAISAILVLISIIAFIFKRKNLRRQGWKNGTKALIRSVSSLYSAEKSDMKLLQYSLQKIREATNNFHGENKLGEGGFGPVFKGVLAEFGDVAIKRLCRRSSQGLEEFMNELKLIAKLQHKNLVSLLGCCVEGDEKILIYEYMPNCSLDKFLFDTSLKVTLDWSTRFKIIEGIAQGMLYLHKYSRLKVIHRDLKVSNILLDQEMIPKISDFGMARIFGTDQTQANTNRVVGTYGYMSPEYVVYGQFSEKSDVFSFGVLLLEILSGERNSGFFMTEVSVSLLGWAWNKWKEGSILELIDPSIRETCDSNKATRSILVALLCVQEIPIDRPTMSDIVVMLSNETIPIPEPKEPAFRSSWQSQQLRDVSINEMTITLPKPR, from the exons ATGGAGTTGGAAAATGTCCTAGCTCTTTTACTtgtattttcttgttcttgtttaactctttttgcaagtgaagaaaatatcaAGGTGGGAAAATCAATCACTGTTAATCAAAAAATGGTTTCAGCTGGTGGAAGTTTTGCCTTAGGCTTCTTCACTCCCGGTAATTCTACAAATACTTACCTTGGCATATGGTACAATACTATCCCTGAATTAACGGTCATTTGGACTGCTAATAGAGAATCTCCAATCCCTCAGAACTCTACTGCAGTTTTCACTATTGGCGATGACGGGAATTTAGTGCTTTTTGATGAGAAGGATAAACTCATTTGGTCATCAAATGTTTCATCCACAAGCACAGGGGAATTATTAACTTCAAACTCTACTGTGGGAGCACTGTTAGATACTGGAAATCTTGTCCTCATGTATGGTGAGTCGAATATATTGTGGCAGAGCTTTGAACATCCTACGGATACATTTATGCCTGAGATGAAACTCGGTTATAATAGAAAAACTGACAAACGAATCATGATCAGTTCGTGGACAAGTAACGAAGATGCTCGGCCTGGAAATTTCTCTTTTGGGATAGACCCTGAAGGGAGTTCACGGTTTTACGTTTTGAAGCACAACAGTATTTATTATAGGTTTGATGATAGTAATGAATACTCTGGAGGGAATCTCCTAGGAATTGCATGGTATGTTTCTGTTGTTTCTGGAAATGATGGAGTATTTATGACTTATGGTTACACCAAAGGCTTGATAACATTAAGGGCCGCTTTGACTCCTAGTGGGTACCTTCAGTTACTGTTATGGACCCAATATGCTAATAAGTGGAGAGTTTTAATTCAGGCACCACAAGCTCCTTGTGAACGTTATGCGCAGTGCGGTCCATTTGGCAGCTGTGGGGTCAGATCATGCAGATGCTTAACTGGATTTGACCCAAGATTCTCGACAGATTGGGCAAACGGGAAATGGAATGGAGGTTGTGTGAGAAAAGTAGCATTGGGTTGTGATGGCAGAGACAAGTTCTTGAAACATCAGAATATGAAGTTTCCGGACCATGCTATTTCCTTAGGACATATTAGCATTAAGGAGTGTGATACTCAGTGCATTAGGAACTGCTCCTGCTCTGCTTATGGTTATTCAAATAGCACATGTTTAATTTGGTTTGGAGATTTGCTGGACCTTTCCCATAACTATACTGCCGGCAGAGTTCTCAATGTTCGGGTTCTTGGCTCTGAGTCAG TTACACATGATGGATCTGGGAATTCAGCTCACAGATACAAAATTTTCATTGCTACAATTGTCTCTGCAATATCTGCCATCTTGGTTCTTATCAGTATTATTGCTTTTATCTTCAAAAGAAAGAACTTGAGAAGACAAG GTTGGAAGAATGGAACTAAAGCTCTCATTAGGTCCGTGTCTAGTTTATATTCTGCTGAAAAAAGCGATATGAAGTTGCTGCAGTACAGCCTGCAGAAAATAAGAGAGGCTACTAACAACTTCCATGGAGAAAACAAACTTGGAGAAGGTGGATTTGGCCCTGTGTTTAAG GGGGTTTTGGCTGAGTTCGGAGACGTAGCCATCAAAAGACTTTGCAGGAGGTCATCACAAGGACTGGAGGAGTTCATGAATGAATTGAAGCTAATTGCAAAACTGCAGCACAAAAATCTTGTCAGCCTCTTGGGATGCTGTGTTGAAGGCGATGAGAAGATACTAATCTATGAGTATATGCCCAATTGCAGCTTGGACAAATTTCTGTTTG ACACTTCTCTAAAAGTTACACTAGATTGGAGTACACGATTCAAGATAATAGAAGGAATTGCTCAAGGAATGCTTTACCTACATAAATACTCAAGATTAAAAGTCATTCATAGGGACTTAAAAGTTAGCAACATTCTGCTAGATCAGGAGATGATCCCTAAAATATCAGACTTTGGAATGGCAAGGATTTTTGGGACTGATCAAACACAGGCCAATACAAACCGAGTTGTTGGTACATA TGGCTATATGTCTCCGGAATACGTAGTATATGGCCAATTTTCGGAGAAATCAGATGTATTCAGCTTTGGAGTATTGCTGTTAGAAATTCTGAGTGGTGAGCGTAACTCAGGTTTTTTCATGACTGAAGTTTCTGTGTCCCTCTTAGGATGG GCATGGAATAAGTGGAAAGAAGGAAGCATCTTGGAGTTGATTGATCCATCAATAAGGGAAACCTGTGACAGTAACAAAGCAACAAGGTCCATTCTGGTTGCCCTTCTTTGTGTTCAAGAAATACCAATTGATAGGCCAACAATGTCTGATATAGTTGTCATGTTAAGCAATGAAACTATACCCATCCCTGAACCAAAAGAACCTGCTTTTCGCAGCAGCTGGCAATCTCAGCAGTTACGTGATGTATCCATAAATGAGATGACAATTACCTTGCCGAAACCTCGATAA
- the LOC132038681 gene encoding uncharacterized protein LOC132038681, with protein MSSLSDSFMEFFDEHARYCRCGNEALLKTSWTQLNPKVAFLCCKIPKKMGGCDYFFWMEDRHPAQANRVMWGLLKKVKAFEEKRIRARNMLIVAAIVAGFVMLGIWKIKPNC; from the exons ATGTCGAGCTTATCCGACTCTTTCATGGAGTTTTTTGATGAACATGCCCGATATTGTAGATGTGGTAATGAAGCATTATTGAAGACTTCTTGGACCCAATTAAACCCGAAGGTCGCATTTTTATGTTGTAAAATACCAAAG AAAATGGGTGGTTGTGATTATTTCTTTTGGATGGAAGATAGGCACCCTGCGCAAGCAAATAGGGTGATGTGGGGTTTGTTGAAGAAAGTGAAGGCTTTTGAAGAGAAAAGAATTCGAGCAAGAAATATGCTCATTGTTGCTGCCATTGTTGCTGGTTTTGTGATGCTCGGGATATGGAAAATCAAGCCAAATTGTTAG